The proteins below come from a single Pseudomonas sp. MYb118 genomic window:
- a CDS encoding alpha/beta hydrolase, whose amino-acid sequence MRKTVLKATLMAAMVGGSAESGAADYKKNPFTLVYDGAITRNDAGKVNIHPVSYQLNGLKIAANVYTPAGYDGTKVYPTIVVAHPNGGVKEQVAGLYAQRLAEEGYITITADAAYQGASEGQPRSVDKPANRIEDIHGMADFITQYSGVDRSRLGLLGICGGGGYSLAAAETDKRFKTVATISMFNSGRVRRNGYADSQLDTVQDRLKQAAEARAEEAAGGEVRYSGDANLSDEQIAKLPFALYRQGYEYYWKTHAHPNSTFKYTTSSLLDLMRFDATNQIELIQQPLLMIAGTQADSLYMTEDAFAKATGTQDKELFRIEGATHIETYWVPKYVDAAMGKLKTFYQRTL is encoded by the coding sequence ATGAGAAAGACAGTACTCAAAGCCACCTTGATGGCGGCCATGGTGGGCGGCTCGGCAGAGAGCGGCGCCGCGGACTACAAAAAGAATCCGTTCACGCTGGTGTACGACGGGGCCATCACCCGCAACGACGCCGGCAAGGTGAACATTCATCCGGTCAGCTATCAATTGAACGGCCTGAAAATCGCCGCCAACGTGTACACCCCGGCAGGCTACGACGGGACAAAGGTCTACCCGACCATCGTCGTCGCCCACCCGAACGGCGGCGTCAAAGAACAGGTTGCCGGCCTCTACGCACAACGCCTGGCCGAAGAAGGCTACATCACCATCACCGCCGACGCGGCCTACCAGGGCGCGAGCGAAGGACAACCGCGCAGCGTCGACAAACCGGCCAACCGCATCGAGGATATCCACGGCATGGCGGATTTCATCACGCAATACAGCGGGGTGGATAGGTCACGCCTGGGCTTGCTCGGTATCTGTGGCGGCGGTGGTTACTCGCTGGCCGCCGCTGAAACCGACAAGCGCTTCAAGACCGTGGCAACCATCAGTATGTTCAACTCCGGGCGGGTTCGCCGCAATGGCTACGCCGACTCGCAACTGGACACCGTCCAGGACCGGCTCAAGCAAGCCGCCGAGGCGCGTGCCGAGGAAGCCGCCGGTGGTGAAGTTCGCTACTCCGGGGACGCCAACCTGAGCGATGAGCAGATCGCCAAGCTGCCGTTCGCCCTCTATCGCCAGGGCTACGAGTACTACTGGAAAACCCACGCACACCCCAACTCGACCTTCAAGTACACCACCAGCAGCCTGCTCGACCTGATGCGGTTCGACGCCACGAACCAGATCGAACTGATCCAGCAGCCCCTGCTGATGATCGCCGGCACCCAGGCCGACAGCCTGTACATGACCGAGGACGCCTTCGCCAAGGCCACCGGCACCCAGGACAAGGAGCTGTTCCGGATCGAAGGCGCCACCCATATCGAAACCTACTGGGTGCCCAAGTACGTCGACGCCGCGATGGGCAAGCTCAAGACGTTCTACCAAAGAACGCTGTGA
- a CDS encoding flavodoxin, whose protein sequence is MSQDHDPLRRTVVAALASAPLLALAGTDSRDVEAPRSGSRTLVAYFSRSGNTRVIAGLIQRGLGADLFEIRPATPYPEDYLQTVEQARNERDSGFEPALESDVRDLSDYDTVFLGFPIWGETMPPVVRTFLSTHDLSGKTIIPFNTHGGYGLGNSRAVLNRHAPAAKVQEGLVMQGEQERKTMEYVNEWLSEGHFAS, encoded by the coding sequence ATGAGCCAGGATCACGATCCGTTGCGACGCACCGTCGTTGCCGCTCTGGCAAGCGCCCCGCTGCTGGCCCTCGCCGGCACGGACAGCCGCGACGTCGAAGCGCCTCGCAGCGGTTCGCGCACGCTGGTGGCGTACTTCTCTCGCTCGGGTAATACCCGAGTGATCGCCGGCCTGATCCAGCGTGGCCTGGGGGCAGACCTGTTCGAAATACGTCCGGCTACGCCTTATCCCGAGGACTACCTGCAAACCGTCGAACAAGCCCGCAACGAGCGCGACAGCGGTTTCGAGCCGGCGCTGGAAAGCGACGTACGCGATCTGTCCGACTACGACACCGTGTTTCTCGGCTTCCCCATCTGGGGCGAAACCATGCCCCCGGTCGTGCGCACGTTTCTTTCAACACACGACCTGAGCGGCAAGACCATCATCCCGTTCAACACCCATGGGGGTTACGGCCTGGGAAACAGCCGCGCGGTGCTCAACCGTCATGCACCCGCAGCGAAAGTGCAAGAAGGCCTGGTCATGCAAGGCGAGCAGGAGCGCAAAACCATGGAGTACGTGAATGAATGGCTGAGCGAGGGTCACTTCGCAAGCTGA
- a CDS encoding LysR family transcriptional regulator, protein MSRANLNDLQAFVVIAREGSFTRAAAQLGVSQSALSHTMRSLETRLGVRLLTRTTRSVSPTEAGQRLYQSMAPRFDEIDQELAAVTEFRDTPAGNIRISASEHAANNILWPKLLKVLPDYPDIKVEITVDYALSDIVAQRYDAGVRLGDQVAKDMIAVPIGPRLQMAVVASPEYFRKKPHPMTPSDLSAHNCINLRLPTHGSLLQWDFEKGGHELKARVEGQWTFNSSVPILRAAVAGCGLAFLPEDMVAGDLAAGRLIRVLEDWCQPFAGYHLYYPNRREQSSALGVVIDALRY, encoded by the coding sequence ATGTCCCGTGCCAATCTCAACGACCTGCAAGCCTTCGTGGTCATCGCCCGCGAAGGCAGCTTCACCCGCGCGGCGGCTCAGCTTGGCGTTTCGCAATCGGCCCTGAGCCACACCATGCGCAGCCTGGAAACGCGCCTGGGTGTGCGCTTGCTCACGCGCACCACGCGCAGCGTGTCCCCCACCGAGGCCGGCCAACGCCTGTATCAATCCATGGCGCCACGCTTCGACGAGATCGACCAGGAACTGGCCGCGGTCACCGAGTTTCGCGACACACCCGCCGGCAACATCAGGATTTCCGCGTCGGAGCATGCGGCCAACAACATCCTCTGGCCCAAGCTGCTGAAAGTGCTGCCCGACTACCCGGACATCAAGGTTGAGATCACCGTCGACTACGCCCTCTCGGACATCGTCGCGCAACGTTATGACGCCGGGGTGCGCCTGGGCGACCAGGTGGCCAAGGACATGATCGCGGTGCCTATCGGGCCACGCTTGCAGATGGCCGTCGTGGCATCGCCCGAGTACTTTCGCAAAAAACCTCACCCGATGACGCCAAGCGACCTGTCGGCGCATAACTGCATCAACCTGCGCTTGCCGACCCACGGTAGCCTGCTGCAATGGGATTTCGAAAAGGGCGGCCACGAACTCAAGGCCCGCGTCGAGGGCCAATGGACCTTCAACAGCAGCGTGCCGATCCTGCGTGCCGCCGTGGCCGGTTGCGGCCTGGCGTTCCTGCCGGAAGACATGGTGGCTGGCGATCTGGCTGCGGGCCGCCTTATTCGTGTGCTGGAAGACTGGTGCCAACCCTTTGCTGGCTACCACCTGTACTACCCCAATCGGCGTGAGCAGTCGTCGGCGCTGGGCGTGGTCATTGATGCGTTGCGCTATTGA
- a CDS encoding DUF1329 domain-containing protein yields the protein MKPVNSLLAALPLLALGFNAHTAVSSQEAARLGTSLTWVGAEKAGNADGSIPPYNGGLTTAPAGFKADDGMRPDPFAHELPVLVINGRNVDAYKDLLTATTVELARRYPGFRLDVYPTHRTASLPQAILDNSRRNATAARSLDNGTAIDNVLPGVPFPIPQSGAEAMWNFLLRYQGVNIHSRYDSWNVDAAGVASLAVSGEAFVSFPIYENLSKPFNNSDIYHQLKLSYTGPARRAGESIMLKNASNPVQYPGRAWQYLPGQRRVKQISILAYDTPNPGTARALELYDWTLVGKQEMIVPYNTYKLTYARNAKSLTTPNFISPDFVRWEKHRVYVVEGKLKAGARHIYQKRRFYLDEDTWAALASDQYDADGQLYRGSFAFFSQSYDRQVPDATPFMTYDLTRRTYNINGVVGPHGGIRYIEPLSTAQWVPEAMAGTGIR from the coding sequence ATGAAACCCGTGAACAGCCTGCTCGCCGCCCTGCCGTTGCTGGCATTGGGCTTCAATGCCCATACCGCCGTCTCCAGCCAGGAAGCGGCCCGACTGGGCACCAGCCTGACCTGGGTCGGCGCGGAAAAGGCCGGCAATGCCGACGGCTCCATCCCGCCCTACAACGGTGGGCTGACCACGGCCCCGGCCGGTTTCAAGGCGGACGACGGCATGCGCCCCGACCCCTTTGCCCATGAACTACCGGTGCTGGTGATCAACGGCAGGAACGTCGACGCCTACAAGGACCTGCTGACCGCCACCACCGTGGAGTTGGCCCGACGCTATCCGGGGTTTCGCCTGGATGTCTACCCGACGCACCGCACGGCGTCGCTGCCCCAGGCGATCCTCGACAACAGTCGCCGCAACGCCACCGCCGCCCGCTCCCTGGACAACGGCACCGCCATCGACAACGTGCTGCCCGGCGTGCCCTTCCCCATCCCACAATCCGGCGCCGAGGCGATGTGGAATTTCCTGTTGCGCTACCAGGGCGTCAACATTCATTCGCGCTACGACTCCTGGAACGTCGACGCCGCGGGTGTGGCGAGCCTGGCGGTCAGCGGCGAGGCGTTCGTGTCGTTTCCGATCTACGAGAACCTGTCCAAGCCGTTCAACAACTCGGACATCTACCACCAGTTGAAGCTGTCCTACACTGGCCCCGCACGCCGGGCCGGCGAGTCGATCATGCTCAAGAACGCCAGCAACCCGGTGCAATACCCCGGCCGCGCCTGGCAGTACCTGCCTGGCCAGCGGCGGGTCAAGCAGATCTCGATCCTCGCCTACGACACGCCGAACCCCGGCACCGCCCGGGCGCTGGAACTGTACGACTGGACCCTGGTGGGCAAGCAGGAAATGATCGTGCCCTACAACACCTACAAGCTGACCTACGCGCGCAACGCCAAGTCGCTGACGACGCCGAACTTCATTTCGCCGGACTTCGTACGCTGGGAAAAACACCGGGTGTACGTGGTCGAAGGCAAGCTCAAGGCCGGTGCCCGGCACATCTACCAGAAACGCCGCTTCTACCTGGACGAGGACACCTGGGCCGCCCTCGCCTCCGACCAGTACGACGCCGACGGCCAGCTCTATCGCGGCTCCTTCGCATTCTTCAGCCAGAGCTACGACCGCCAGGTGCCGGACGCCACACCGTTCATGACCTATGACCTGACGCGCCGCACCTACAACATCAACGGCGTGGTAGGTCCCCATGGCGGCATCCGCTACATCGAACCGCTGTCGACGGCGCAATGGGTGCCGGAAGCCATGGCCGGCACGGGCATTCGCTAG
- a CDS encoding DUF1289 domain-containing protein — MAKDIENPCVSLCQLNSELCVSCGRTREEIRKWRGMKRPEKMAAVQKATARLKAINKKKSKAQA; from the coding sequence GTGGCCAAGGACATTGAAAACCCCTGCGTCTCGCTGTGCCAGTTGAACAGCGAACTGTGCGTGAGCTGCGGGCGCACCCGCGAAGAGATCCGCAAATGGCGCGGCATGAAGCGCCCGGAAAAAATGGCGGCCGTGCAGAAGGCCACGGCGCGCCTGAAGGCCATCAACAAAAAGAAGAGCAAGGCCCAGGCCTAG
- a CDS encoding alpha/beta fold hydrolase, protein MTITQPLLILATISTLAACAAHSTDAGDTVAPLQIQAQGSFAAGGTMTTAPGQFDPRQPMVPAGQTYHGDHAYAFYQVPVGARRLPIVMWHGAGQFSKTWETTADGREGFQNIFLRRHYGVYLIDQPRRGDAGRSMVEATVKPTPDEQLWFNQFRIGLWPHYFDNAQVARDAQTREQFFRAMTPNTGPFDMGVVSDGVSAVFNRIGPGILFTHSQGGGPGWLTAIKNDKVKAIVAFEPGSSFVFPAGEVPAPIPSAFDTVQGTSVPMEQFKALTRIPILVLYGDNIPEQATDLPAQDSWRARLAMARLWRDTVNRHGGDVRLIHLPEIGIKGNTHFPMSDLNNVQIADLVSGFLTEKHLD, encoded by the coding sequence ATGACGATCACCCAACCCTTACTGATCCTCGCCACGATCAGCACGCTGGCCGCCTGCGCTGCTCACTCCACAGACGCGGGTGATACAGTCGCGCCCTTGCAGATCCAGGCGCAAGGCAGCTTCGCCGCCGGCGGGACAATGACCACTGCGCCGGGCCAATTCGACCCGCGTCAACCCATGGTCCCGGCCGGTCAGACCTACCATGGCGATCACGCCTACGCGTTCTACCAGGTGCCTGTCGGTGCGCGCAGATTGCCCATTGTCATGTGGCACGGCGCGGGCCAGTTTTCCAAGACCTGGGAGACCACCGCCGATGGCCGCGAAGGCTTCCAGAACATCTTCCTGCGACGCCACTACGGCGTTTACCTGATCGACCAGCCACGACGGGGCGACGCGGGTCGCAGCATGGTCGAGGCCACCGTCAAACCCACACCGGACGAACAACTGTGGTTCAACCAGTTCCGGATCGGCTTGTGGCCCCACTACTTCGACAACGCGCAAGTGGCTCGGGATGCGCAAACCCGCGAGCAGTTCTTTCGCGCCATGACGCCCAACACCGGCCCGTTCGACATGGGTGTGGTGTCCGATGGCGTATCCGCGGTGTTCAACCGAATCGGCCCCGGCATCCTGTTCACCCACTCACAAGGCGGCGGGCCCGGTTGGCTCACCGCCATCAAGAACGACAAGGTCAAGGCGATCGTCGCGTTCGAGCCCGGCAGCAGCTTCGTGTTTCCGGCAGGGGAAGTGCCCGCGCCCATTCCCAGCGCATTCGACACGGTGCAGGGAACATCGGTGCCGATGGAGCAGTTCAAGGCACTGACCCGCATCCCCATCCTGGTGCTCTATGGCGACAACATTCCCGAGCAGGCCACCGACCTCCCCGCCCAGGACAGCTGGCGCGCCCGCCTGGCGATGGCGAGGTTGTGGCGCGACACCGTGAACAGACATGGCGGTGACGTGCGGCTCATTCATTTGCCGGAAATAGGCATCAAGGGCAATACGCACTTCCCCATGTCTGATCTGAACAACGTCCAGATCGCCGATCTGGTGTCCGGATTTCTCACCGAGAAACATCTGGACTGA